A genome region from Mycolicibacterium litorale includes the following:
- a CDS encoding GNAT family N-acetyltransferase has product MTDVVVLPATLEHLTTLRSDRAAFGELLGAAVPDGWPEFPESIEFTIEKLTEHPHQADWWMHFFLADGGALLVGSGGFVGPPRNGVVEIGYEIAPEFRERGLATAAARAMIDKAVSASGGLTTVIAHTLAHENPSTGVLRRLGFTRVAEIEDPDDGPVWRWEIAVAAVAR; this is encoded by the coding sequence GTGACCGACGTCGTCGTGCTGCCCGCCACCCTCGAGCACCTCACCACCTTGCGCAGCGACCGGGCCGCCTTCGGTGAACTGCTCGGAGCTGCCGTGCCCGACGGCTGGCCGGAGTTCCCGGAGTCCATCGAGTTCACGATCGAGAAGCTGACCGAACATCCGCACCAGGCGGACTGGTGGATGCACTTCTTCCTCGCCGACGGGGGAGCGCTGCTGGTCGGTTCCGGCGGCTTCGTCGGGCCGCCGCGCAACGGCGTGGTGGAGATCGGCTACGAGATCGCCCCGGAGTTCCGCGAGCGCGGCCTGGCCACCGCCGCCGCGCGGGCGATGATCGACAAGGCGGTGTCCGCATCGGGCGGGCTGACCACGGTCATCGCCCACACCCTCGCGCACGAGAACCCCTCAACCGGGGTGTTGCGCCGGCTCGGCTTCACGCGGGTCGCCGAGATCGAAGACCCCGACGACGGGCCCGTGTGGCGCTGGGAGATCGCCGTGGCGGCCGTCGCCCGGTGA
- a CDS encoding thiamine-binding protein yields MIAAFSISPSGGDETGGVREAVAAAIRVVRASGLPNETNAMFTNIEGEWDEVMAVVKQAVDAVAAVSPRVSLVLKADIRPGFTGQLTAKVERLEEELASGADQPGDRR; encoded by the coding sequence GTGATTGCGGCATTCAGCATCAGCCCGTCGGGCGGCGACGAGACCGGCGGTGTGCGCGAGGCCGTTGCGGCGGCGATCCGCGTGGTGCGCGCGTCCGGCCTGCCGAACGAGACCAACGCGATGTTCACCAACATCGAAGGCGAGTGGGATGAGGTGATGGCCGTCGTCAAGCAGGCCGTCGACGCGGTGGCCGCGGTGTCCCCTCGGGTGAGCCTGGTGCTCAAGGCCGACATCCGGCCCGGTTTCACCGGTCAGCTGACCGCGAAGGTCGAGCGGCTCGAAGAGGAACTCGCCTCAGGAGCGGACCAACCGGGCGATCGCCGCTGA
- the ricR gene encoding copper-sensing transcriptional repressor RicR translates to MSITSPEGIPESTATHGYSAQKENYAKRLRRIEGQVRGIAKMIEDDKYCIDVLTQISAVNSALQSVALGLLDEHLGHCVSQAVAEGGEQADAKLAEASAAIARLVRS, encoded by the coding sequence ATGTCCATAACGAGTCCCGAAGGCATCCCCGAAAGCACTGCGACGCACGGCTATTCGGCGCAGAAGGAGAACTACGCCAAACGGCTGCGCCGGATCGAGGGCCAGGTCCGCGGCATCGCCAAGATGATCGAGGACGACAAGTACTGCATCGACGTGCTCACCCAGATCAGCGCGGTGAACAGTGCGCTGCAGTCCGTAGCGCTCGGTCTCCTCGACGAACACCTCGGCCACTGTGTGAGCCAGGCCGTCGCCGAAGGCGGTGAGCAGGCCGACGCCAAACTCGCCGAGGCGTCAGCGGCGATCGCCCGGTTGGTCCGCTCCTGA
- a CDS encoding DUF305 domain-containing protein, translated as MTARTLRPLALFAALLAALFLSSCTSTEQQSDGHTDHTHSENAGGDAGDAQAPHNADDITFARDMTPHHQQALELVDLARDRSSDPALLELASGIAAAQGPEMEKMSAMLRSWGQDPGSGMDHSGHGMAMPGMVDDATMQRLESLSGREFDTLWLESMISHHQGAVEMAKAEIANGANPEAKALAEEIIKAQEAEIAQMKQMLEG; from the coding sequence ATGACTGCACGCACCCTCCGGCCGCTCGCCCTGTTCGCCGCGCTTCTCGCGGCATTGTTCCTGTCCTCCTGTACCAGCACCGAACAGCAGAGCGACGGCCACACCGATCACACCCACAGCGAGAACGCGGGCGGTGACGCCGGCGATGCGCAGGCGCCGCACAACGCCGACGACATCACCTTCGCGCGCGACATGACGCCGCACCACCAGCAGGCGCTCGAATTGGTCGACCTGGCGCGCGACCGCTCGAGCGATCCGGCGCTGCTGGAACTGGCCTCGGGAATCGCCGCCGCTCAGGGTCCCGAGATGGAGAAGATGTCCGCGATGCTGCGCAGCTGGGGGCAGGACCCCGGGTCGGGCATGGACCACAGCGGCCACGGCATGGCGATGCCCGGCATGGTCGACGACGCCACCATGCAGCGTCTCGAGTCGCTCAGTGGCCGCGAATTCGACACACTGTGGCTGGAATCGATGATCAGCCACCACCAGGGTGCGGTGGAGATGGCCAAGGCCGAGATCGCCAACGGCGCCAACCCGGAGGCCAAGGCGCTCGCCGAGGAGATCATCAAGGCCCAGGAGGCGGAGATCGCCCAGATGAAGCAGATGCTGGAGGGTTAG